A DNA window from Comamonas sp. 26 contains the following coding sequences:
- a CDS encoding GNAT family N-acetyltransferase, whose protein sequence is MNDLQIVQCTHQRHAAAILDIFNDAIANSTALYDYQPRTAQNMVSWFDAKSAGGFPVIGIEDAAGELLGFCCWGSFRAYPAYKYTVEHSVYVHPAHRGKGLGLRLMELLIAEAKRRGDVHVLVGAIDAANAASIALHQRLSFQHVGNMPQVGFKFGRWLDLAFYQLLLDTPLQPVDG, encoded by the coding sequence ATGAACGACCTGCAAATAGTGCAATGCACGCACCAGCGCCACGCCGCCGCCATTCTGGACATTTTTAACGACGCCATAGCCAACTCCACCGCGCTCTACGACTACCAGCCGCGCACCGCGCAAAACATGGTCAGCTGGTTTGATGCGAAGAGCGCTGGTGGCTTTCCCGTAATTGGTATAGAAGACGCCGCTGGCGAGCTTCTGGGCTTTTGCTGCTGGGGCAGCTTTCGCGCCTACCCGGCGTATAAGTACACGGTCGAGCATTCTGTCTATGTTCACCCCGCGCATCGCGGCAAGGGTCTGGGCCTGCGGTTGATGGAGCTATTGATTGCAGAGGCAAAGCGCAGGGGCGATGTGCATGTGCTGGTCGGCGCGATTGACGCGGCCAATGCCGCAAGCATTGCACTGCACCAGCGACTAAGCTTTCAGCATGTGGGCAATATGCCTCAAGTCGGCTTCAAGTTTGGCCGCTGGTTGGACCTGGCGTTCTACCAGTTGCTGCTGGATACGCCCCTGCAGCCCGTTGACGGCTGA
- a CDS encoding suppressor of fused domain protein, protein MNSRNTHDSAPQNPEEEGCQGWGAIDAALQMVYGDQQPAHYGTAIRFRLGGADPLDGISVYRSEHGGPHWHYVTYGFSDLYGDLDDSYDIAPEKPSGYGFEMTFRLARDVDEQEPPAWPLNFLQNMARYVFRTGNVFAPGHWMTANGPIKTGADTLLTEMGFVPDPELAPIHTPYGDLIFLQLVALTSDELREVGRWNVQGALQAMLPYMPLWIANLARPSLHELPDVQAAIDAGAARDGSKTGVLYNDVLGFTQRKRLLRSPQTVIKLGSLGVRDLKAMLPARLPHGRPLILAGDGSTLELVPAGDSEGGLLDWHSDHELKLSLTPAQMQAWKQAVKGRDGEYTVPGLAGLVWQVKTSMITDDHGKVTGAYVEQ, encoded by the coding sequence ATGAATTCCCGCAATACCCACGACTCTGCCCCTCAGAACCCTGAGGAAGAGGGCTGCCAGGGCTGGGGTGCAATCGACGCCGCATTGCAGATGGTTTATGGCGACCAGCAGCCGGCGCATTACGGCACGGCCATCAGGTTCCGTCTGGGTGGGGCTGACCCGCTGGACGGTATCAGCGTCTACCGCAGCGAGCATGGCGGGCCTCACTGGCATTACGTCACCTACGGCTTCAGCGACCTGTATGGCGATCTGGACGACAGCTATGATATCGCTCCGGAAAAGCCTAGCGGCTACGGTTTTGAGATGACCTTCAGGCTGGCGCGTGATGTGGACGAGCAAGAACCACCGGCTTGGCCTCTGAATTTTCTGCAAAACATGGCGCGCTATGTCTTTCGCACCGGCAACGTCTTCGCGCCCGGCCACTGGATGACGGCCAACGGCCCCATCAAGACCGGAGCCGATACGCTGCTGACCGAAATGGGCTTTGTGCCAGACCCCGAACTGGCCCCCATCCACACTCCCTATGGCGACCTGATATTTTTGCAACTGGTGGCGCTGACCAGCGATGAGCTGCGCGAAGTGGGCCGCTGGAATGTGCAGGGCGCGTTGCAAGCCATGCTGCCCTATATGCCGCTGTGGATTGCCAACCTGGCCCGCCCCAGTCTGCACGAGCTGCCCGATGTGCAGGCCGCCATTGATGCTGGCGCTGCCCGTGATGGCTCCAAGACTGGCGTGCTCTATAACGATGTGCTGGGCTTTACCCAGCGCAAGCGCCTGCTGCGCAGCCCGCAGACCGTCATCAAGCTCGGCAGTCTGGGCGTGCGCGACCTCAAAGCCATGCTGCCTGCGCGCCTGCCGCATGGTCGTCCCTTGATACTGGCGGGCGACGGCTCCACGCTGGAGCTGGTGCCTGCAGGCGACAGCGAAGGCGGTCTGCTCGACTGGCATAGCGACCATGAGCTCAAGCTCAGCCTGACCCCCGCGCAAATGCAGGCGTGGAAGCAAGCCGTTAAAGGCCGCGACGGCGAATACACCGTGCCCGGGTTGGCTGGCTTGGTCTGGCAGGTCAAAACCAGCATGATCACCGACGACCACGGCAAGGTCACTGGAGCTTATGTAGAGCAATAA
- a CDS encoding carboxymuconolactone decarboxylase family protein, translating to MLDWNEYRKELAGRLGEFAELSPGTMEGYKALSSAGRKTGHLDAKTRELIAIAVGVTTRCDGCIAVHTKAAKAAGASKEEIAEALGVAVALNAGAAMVYSARALDALGE from the coding sequence ATGCTGGACTGGAACGAATACCGCAAGGAACTGGCTGGCCGATTGGGTGAATTTGCTGAACTGAGCCCCGGCACCATGGAGGGCTACAAGGCGCTGTCTAGCGCTGGCAGGAAGACCGGCCACCTGGACGCCAAGACCCGTGAGCTGATCGCCATTGCCGTGGGCGTGACCACGCGCTGCGACGGTTGCATTGCTGTGCATACCAAGGCCGCCAAGGCTGCCGGTGCCAGCAAGGAAGAAATTGCCGAAGCGCTGGGCGTCGCCGTGGCGCTGAATGCCGGTGCGGCCATGGTGTACTCGGCCCGCGCACTGGACGCACTGGGTGAATAA
- a CDS encoding potassium transporter Kup yields the protein MSQNNHGLQGDGSKGQGSSQSALTLAALGVVFGDIGTSPLYAFKEAFVGGHGLGVSPENVLAALSALLWALIIIVAIKYVWLVLSHDNDGEGGVLALTALAHRVMGDESRRSRFVVGAGVFAAALFYGDAIITPAISVLSAVEGMSIATPEFEHFIVPITIGILIGLFSIQMKGTSVVGKLFGPVTVVWFLCIAWVGVASILQTPMVLQAVNPVHALRFAVQHTDKAFFLLSAVFLAMTGAEALYADMGHFGSRAVRLGWYGLVFPSLILNYFGQGALILRDAAAASNPFFLLASPSWLLVFVVLATAATVIASQATISGAYSMTLQASRLGYLPRVRVLHTSDQEQGQIYIPSVNWLMLLAVIALVLAFKSSGALAAAYGIAVSGTMLITTMLVGFVVYLGRRPFRRVTLAALACFALLEIGFFASNLTKLEQGGWLPLTLGALIFIALTTWRDGTQRVAEHRRRLDIPMADFLSTPMKGVPVVSGTAVYLTSDPKLVPNALFHNLKHFKVMHEQTVFLHVVNENTPYVHTAQRLQLKRLCSGVWTLDMHFGFREQPDIPTALKLITPDAKGETPNLNPMTTSFFVARVQVMNGPGGLPSWRCALFGWMTRQSASATTYFKLPANQVVELGTQVVL from the coding sequence ATGTCACAGAACAATCATGGGCTTCAGGGGGATGGAAGCAAGGGGCAGGGCAGCAGCCAGTCGGCTTTGACGCTGGCGGCTCTGGGGGTGGTTTTTGGCGATATCGGCACCAGTCCGCTTTACGCCTTCAAAGAGGCGTTTGTCGGCGGCCACGGGCTGGGGGTCTCGCCAGAGAATGTGCTGGCCGCGCTTTCGGCGCTGCTGTGGGCTTTGATCATCATCGTGGCAATCAAATATGTCTGGCTGGTACTCAGCCATGACAACGATGGCGAAGGTGGCGTGCTGGCCCTGACCGCGCTGGCGCATCGGGTGATGGGTGATGAGTCTCGGCGCTCGCGCTTTGTTGTAGGGGCGGGCGTGTTTGCCGCGGCGCTGTTCTATGGCGATGCCATCATCACCCCGGCCATTTCGGTGCTGTCGGCCGTTGAAGGCATGAGCATTGCCACGCCAGAGTTTGAGCATTTCATCGTGCCCATCACCATCGGTATTTTGATCGGCCTGTTTTCCATTCAGATGAAGGGCACCAGCGTAGTGGGCAAGCTGTTTGGGCCGGTCACCGTCGTCTGGTTTCTCTGTATTGCCTGGGTGGGTGTGGCCAGTATTTTGCAAACGCCGATGGTGCTGCAGGCCGTCAACCCGGTGCATGCGCTGCGCTTTGCGGTGCAGCACACGGACAAGGCTTTCTTCCTGCTCTCCGCCGTATTTCTGGCCATGACCGGGGCCGAGGCGCTGTATGCCGATATGGGCCACTTCGGCAGCCGCGCCGTGCGGCTGGGCTGGTACGGGCTGGTGTTTCCCAGCCTGATTCTGAATTACTTCGGTCAGGGCGCGCTGATACTGCGTGATGCGGCGGCGGCCAGCAATCCCTTCTTTTTGCTGGCTTCGCCCTCGTGGCTGCTGGTCTTTGTGGTGCTGGCCACGGCGGCGACGGTGATTGCCTCGCAGGCCACCATCTCGGGCGCGTACTCCATGACGCTGCAGGCCAGCCGCCTCGGTTATCTGCCGCGCGTGCGTGTGCTGCACACCTCGGACCAGGAGCAGGGCCAGATCTACATTCCCAGTGTGAACTGGCTAATGCTGCTGGCGGTGATTGCGCTGGTGCTGGCCTTCAAATCCTCGGGTGCGCTGGCGGCGGCCTATGGCATTGCGGTATCGGGCACCATGCTCATAACCACCATGCTGGTGGGCTTTGTGGTGTATCTGGGAAGGCGCCCCTTCAGGCGGGTGACGCTGGCTGCGCTGGCCTGCTTTGCACTGCTGGAGATTGGATTTTTTGCCTCCAACCTGACCAAGCTGGAGCAGGGCGGCTGGCTGCCGCTGACGCTGGGTGCACTGATCTTTATTGCGCTGACGACCTGGCGCGACGGCACGCAGCGAGTGGCCGAGCATCGGCGGCGTCTTGATATACCCATGGCCGATTTTCTGAGCACGCCCATGAAAGGCGTGCCCGTGGTGTCTGGCACGGCTGTGTATCTGACTTCAGACCCCAAGCTAGTGCCTAACGCGCTGTTCCACAACCTCAAACACTTCAAGGTCATGCATGAGCAAACGGTGTTTTTGCACGTGGTCAACGAGAACACGCCGTATGTGCACACCGCGCAGCGCCTGCAGCTCAAGCGCCTGTGCAGTGGCGTGTGGACGCTGGACATGCATTTTGGTTTTCGCGAGCAGCCCGACATTCCCACCGCTCTGAAGCTGATCACACCGGATGCGAAAGGCGAAACCCCCAACCTCAACCCCATGACCACCAGCTTCTTTGTGGCCCGAGTGCAGGTGATGAACGGGCCTGGCGGTCTGCCCAGCTGGCGCTGCGCCCTGTTTGGCTGGATGACGCGGCAGTCCGCCAGTGCGACCACGTATTTCAAGCTGCCTGCGAACCAGGTGGTGGAGCTGGGTACGCAGGTCGTGCTTTAA